Proteins found in one Fulvitalea axinellae genomic segment:
- the lpcA gene encoding D-sedoheptulose 7-phosphate isomerase — translation MSFQDIIKSELEEAAATLDRFINEPENIKNIESAAKTLADSFKAGGKVLSCGNGGSHCDAMHFAEELSGRYRDNRPGLPGIAISDPSHLSCVSNDFGYEYVFSRYVEAVGSEGDVLFGLSTSGNSANVIRAVEAAKAKGMKTIALTGKDGGKLAGMADVEIRVEGPKYADRVQEIHIKVIHILILLVEKFMFEKGEGK, via the coding sequence ATGAGCTTTCAGGATATTATAAAATCAGAGTTGGAAGAGGCGGCTGCGACATTGGACCGCTTCATTAACGAGCCGGAGAATATCAAAAACATTGAATCGGCGGCAAAGACTTTGGCCGACTCGTTCAAAGCGGGCGGAAAGGTGCTCTCGTGCGGAAACGGAGGCTCGCACTGCGACGCGATGCACTTTGCCGAGGAACTAAGCGGGCGTTACCGTGACAATCGTCCGGGCTTGCCGGGAATTGCGATTTCGGATCCCAGCCATTTGTCGTGCGTAAGTAATGATTTCGGTTACGAGTACGTGTTTTCGAGATACGTGGAGGCGGTAGGTTCTGAAGGTGACGTGCTTTTCGGGTTAAGCACCAGCGGAAATTCGGCGAACGTAATCCGCGCGGTGGAAGCGGCCAAAGCCAAAGGCATGAAAACAATCGCCCTGACGGGGAAAGACGGCGGAAAACTTGCGGGAATGGCCGATGTGGAGATCCGGGTTGAAGGCCCGAAGTACGCCGACAGGGTACAGGAAATCCACATAAAAGTGATTCATATTCTGATTTTGCTCGTCGAGAAATTCATGTTCGAAAAAGGCGAAGGAAAATAA